A stretch of Streptomyces vietnamensis DNA encodes these proteins:
- a CDS encoding TetR/AcrR family transcriptional regulator, translating into MARTTDGSGTPVPQRLLAAATRLFAERGYDRTSVQEIVEAAGVTKGALYHYFGSKEDLLQEVYSRVLRLQQERLDAFADADAPVEDRLRDAAADVVVTTIENLDDASIFFRSMHHLSPEKHKQVRSERRRYHERFRALIEEGQRAGVFSSATPADLVVDYHFGSVHHLSTWYRPDGPLTPQQVADHLADLLLRALRP; encoded by the coding sequence ATGGCCAGGACGACGGACGGGAGCGGCACCCCCGTCCCCCAGAGGCTCCTCGCCGCCGCCACCCGGCTCTTCGCCGAGCGGGGCTACGACCGCACCTCCGTCCAGGAGATCGTCGAGGCCGCCGGGGTCACCAAGGGTGCCCTCTACCACTACTTCGGCTCCAAGGAGGACCTCCTCCAGGAGGTCTACTCCCGCGTCCTGCGCCTCCAGCAGGAACGGCTCGACGCCTTCGCGGACGCCGACGCGCCCGTCGAGGACCGGCTGCGCGACGCCGCGGCCGACGTCGTCGTCACCACCATCGAGAACCTCGACGACGCCTCCATCTTCTTCCGCTCCATGCACCACCTGAGCCCCGAGAAGCACAAGCAGGTGCGGTCCGAGCGCCGCCGCTACCACGAGCGCTTCCGGGCCCTGATCGAGGAGGGCCAGCGGGCGGGCGTCTTCTCCTCCGCCACGCCCGCCGACCTCGTCGTCGACTACCACTTCGGCTCCGTGCACCACCTGTCGACCTGGTACCGCCCGGACGGCCCGCTGACCCCGCAGCAGGTGGCCGACCACCTCGCCGACCTCCTGCTGCGGGCCCTGCGCCCGTAA
- a CDS encoding winged helix-turn-helix transcriptional regulator yields MVTDRDPGWHPDRDSDRRPGRDPDRLLADCRARLGFDLLANTWNGVVLYALADGPRRPGELRTAIGGISAKVLTETLRRLEGYALVERRAYEETPPRVEYALTALGRSLLGPIEALGRWSAEYGDAFVAAQGWDEG; encoded by the coding sequence ATGGTTACCGACAGGGATCCCGGCTGGCACCCCGACAGGGACTCCGACCGGCGCCCCGGCCGGGACCCCGACCGGCTCCTCGCGGACTGCCGGGCGCGGCTCGGTTTCGACCTGCTCGCGAACACCTGGAACGGGGTCGTCCTGTACGCGCTCGCGGACGGGCCGCGCAGGCCCGGCGAGCTGCGGACGGCGATCGGCGGGATCAGCGCGAAGGTCCTGACGGAGACCCTGCGGCGGCTTGAGGGGTACGCGCTGGTGGAGCGGCGGGCGTACGAGGAGACCCCGCCCCGGGTCGAGTACGCGCTGACCGCGCTCGGACGTTCGCTGCTCGGGCCGATCGAGGCGCTGGGCCGGTGGTCGGCGGAGTACGGGGACGCGTTCGTGGCGGCGCAGGGGTGGGACGAGGGGTAG
- a CDS encoding NADPH-dependent F420 reductase, translated as MRVGIMGTGAMARALGGGWVRAGHEVLVGGRDAERTAALAAGTGARPGTLAEAARFGGATLLALPYDAVLPALGTVDPGRILIDCTNAVGPGPVLTTGEGPGAARTLAAATGARVVKAFNHVTPTVWSRTPPVFADGPVAVPLCGDDEEALALVAALAADLGCAPFVAGPLAHADLLEATTAFLIGLWTSGRDPRAMLPPPAALEG; from the coding sequence ATGCGGGTGGGAATCATGGGTACGGGAGCGATGGCACGGGCGCTCGGCGGAGGCTGGGTCAGGGCGGGCCACGAGGTGCTCGTCGGCGGCCGGGACGCGGAACGGACCGCCGCGCTCGCCGCGGGCACGGGGGCCCGGCCGGGCACCCTCGCCGAGGCCGCCCGCTTCGGCGGGGCGACGCTCCTGGCCCTGCCGTACGACGCGGTCCTGCCGGCCCTCGGGACGGTGGACCCCGGGCGGATCCTGATCGACTGCACCAACGCGGTCGGCCCGGGCCCGGTCCTCACCACCGGCGAGGGCCCCGGCGCCGCCCGCACGCTCGCCGCCGCCACGGGCGCCCGGGTGGTGAAGGCCTTCAACCACGTCACGCCGACGGTGTGGAGCCGTACCCCGCCCGTCTTCGCGGACGGACCGGTCGCCGTCCCCCTCTGCGGGGACGACGAGGAGGCCCTCGCCCTCGTCGCCGCCCTCGCCGCCGACCTGGGCTGCGCCCCCTTCGTCGCAGGCCCGCTGGCCCACGCGGACCTCCTGGAGGCGACGACGGCCTTCCTCATCGGCCTCTGGACCTCGGGCCGCGACCCGCGCGCCATGCTCCCGCCGCCGGCTGCCCTCGAAGGCTGA
- a CDS encoding MBL fold metallo-hydrolase: MSATDPYVVTLAPHVHAFVQPDGGWCLNNAGFIGDADESLLVDTAATERRARLLREAVLAEGLPLPRTIVSTHHHGDHTYGNGVFQPEARIVGHENCRAEQLAAGHQLHLLWPQTDFGRVDILPPSVTYSERLTLYVGGIEVRVLHPGAAHTTGDSIVHLPEQGVVFTGDLVFHGGTPFLPMGSLAGSLRALDLLRSLDAPTVVPGHGRVTDPTAYDTTERYLLWVRELAAEGYAKGATPLETAREADLGEFAAWRESERLVANLHRAYAELEGLPEGSPLDPVAVFGDMAAMNGGVPVACHA; encoded by the coding sequence TTGTCTGCCACCGATCCCTATGTGGTCACGCTCGCTCCGCACGTGCACGCCTTCGTCCAGCCCGACGGCGGCTGGTGCCTGAACAACGCCGGGTTCATCGGCGACGCGGACGAGTCGCTGCTCGTCGACACCGCCGCCACCGAGCGGCGGGCGCGGCTGCTGCGCGAGGCGGTGCTCGCCGAGGGGCTGCCGCTGCCCCGGACCATCGTCTCCACCCATCACCACGGCGACCACACCTACGGCAACGGCGTGTTCCAGCCGGAGGCGCGGATCGTGGGCCACGAGAACTGCCGCGCCGAGCAGCTCGCCGCCGGACACCAGCTCCATCTGCTGTGGCCGCAGACCGACTTCGGGCGCGTCGACATCCTGCCGCCCTCCGTCACGTACAGCGAGCGGCTCACCCTGTACGTCGGCGGGATCGAGGTCCGGGTGCTCCACCCGGGCGCCGCGCACACCACGGGCGACTCCATCGTCCACCTCCCGGAGCAGGGCGTCGTCTTCACCGGCGACCTGGTCTTCCACGGCGGGACGCCGTTCCTGCCGATGGGCTCGCTCGCCGGTTCGCTGCGCGCGCTCGATCTGCTGCGGTCCCTCGACGCGCCGACGGTGGTGCCGGGGCACGGGCGGGTGACCGACCCCACGGCGTACGACACCACGGAGCGGTACCTGCTGTGGGTGCGGGAGCTGGCCGCCGAGGGGTACGCGAAGGGCGCCACCCCGCTGGAGACGGCCCGGGAGGCGGACCTCGGCGAGTTCGCCGCGTGGCGGGAGAGCGAGCGGCTGGTGGCGAACCTGCACCGGGCGTACGCGGAGCTGGAGGGGCTGCCGGAGGGGTCGCCGCTGGATCCTGTGGCGGTGTTCGGGGACATGGCGGCGATGAACGGCGGGGTGCCGGTGGCTTGCCACGCGTAG
- the soxR gene encoding redox-sensitive transcriptional activator SoxR, with protein sequence MPQIPEKIHELTVGQLSARSGAAVSALHFYEAKGLITSRRTSGNQRRYGRDTLRRVAFVRAAQRVGIPLATIREALAQLPEERTPTNEDWARLSGAWRTELDERIKQLGRLRDHLTDCIGCGCLSLETCVLSNPDDRFGEQMAGSRLLPVRRPTPTD encoded by the coding sequence GTGCCGCAGATTCCAGAGAAGATCCACGAACTCACCGTCGGCCAGCTCTCCGCCCGTAGCGGGGCCGCCGTCTCCGCCCTGCACTTCTACGAGGCGAAGGGGCTCATCACCAGCCGCCGCACCAGCGGCAACCAGCGCCGCTACGGCCGCGACACGCTCCGCCGGGTCGCCTTCGTCCGCGCCGCTCAGCGGGTCGGCATCCCGCTGGCCACCATCCGGGAGGCACTGGCCCAGCTCCCCGAGGAACGCACGCCCACGAACGAGGACTGGGCCCGGCTCTCCGGGGCCTGGCGCACCGAACTCGACGAGCGCATCAAGCAGCTCGGGCGGCTCCGGGACCATCTGACGGACTGCATCGGCTGTGGCTGTCTCTCCCTGGAGACCTGCGTCCTGTCCAACCCGGACGACCGCTTCGGCGAACAGATGGCGGGCTCCCGCCTCCTCCCGGTCCGCCGCCCGACCCCCACGGACTGA
- a CDS encoding erythromycin esterase family protein — translation MNLSLRRRSRRLPLVGLLLAACLGSLAPAAGAATAPPAPDPVRELARSARPLTDLRPLDRMIGSAKVVGIGEATHSSAEFFEAKHQVFEHLVESKGFTTFALEAPWSTGLLVDEWVRTGKGDIRAIMRDEFQESYRLWNTEEYLDLFLWMREHNRLHPGHQVHFMGNDLGYAGPNLFDAVTSYVARVHPALLPRFRELYRDSRPTGEVEAWMKGYMEKPHAERQRMAGDVNRALALLERQSPGKGPGAREAHLWAVQHARAIAQVGTEYAHEFTTPEGVAAAMLYRDRTMAENTVWWQRRTGDRMVLSAHNGHVGYETSNPDQYPRLQGAFLRDALGRDYVSVGASFGQGSFNAHDTGAPGEPLRTFTVAPLGPDSSSHTLDRVASGPFYLDLRRTTPAARDWLAVPRPTRHIGTVFPWPGDTVPVRLSTAYDLLIHFPRISAARLLH, via the coding sequence ATGAACCTCTCCTTACGACGCCGTTCACGCCGTCTGCCGCTCGTCGGGCTCCTCCTCGCCGCCTGCCTGGGCTCCCTGGCGCCCGCCGCGGGCGCCGCCACGGCTCCGCCCGCCCCCGATCCCGTACGGGAACTCGCCCGCTCCGCCCGGCCCCTGACCGATCTGCGCCCGCTCGACCGGATGATCGGCTCGGCCAAGGTCGTCGGGATCGGCGAGGCCACGCACAGCTCGGCGGAGTTCTTCGAGGCCAAGCACCAGGTCTTCGAACACCTCGTGGAGTCCAAGGGCTTCACCACCTTCGCCCTGGAGGCGCCCTGGTCCACCGGACTCCTCGTCGACGAGTGGGTCCGCACCGGCAAGGGCGACATCCGGGCGATCATGCGGGACGAGTTCCAGGAGTCGTACCGCCTCTGGAACACCGAGGAGTACCTCGACCTCTTCCTCTGGATGCGCGAACACAACCGGCTCCACCCCGGGCACCAGGTCCACTTCATGGGCAACGACCTCGGCTACGCGGGACCGAACCTCTTCGACGCCGTCACCTCGTACGTCGCCCGGGTCCATCCGGCGCTCCTCCCCCGCTTCCGGGAGCTGTACCGGGACTCGCGGCCCACGGGCGAGGTGGAGGCCTGGATGAAGGGCTACATGGAGAAGCCGCATGCCGAACGGCAGCGGATGGCCGGTGACGTGAACCGCGCCCTCGCCCTCTTGGAGCGGCAGAGCCCCGGCAAGGGCCCCGGAGCGCGGGAGGCGCACCTGTGGGCGGTGCAGCACGCGCGCGCGATCGCCCAGGTCGGCACCGAGTACGCCCACGAATTCACGACGCCGGAGGGGGTCGCCGCGGCGATGCTCTACCGCGACCGGACCATGGCCGAGAACACCGTGTGGTGGCAGCGGCGGACCGGCGACCGGATGGTGCTCTCCGCGCACAACGGGCACGTCGGCTACGAGACGTCGAACCCGGACCAGTACCCGCGGCTCCAGGGCGCCTTCCTGCGGGACGCCCTCGGCCGGGACTACGTGAGCGTGGGAGCCTCCTTCGGGCAGGGCTCCTTCAACGCGCACGACACCGGGGCCCCGGGCGAGCCGCTCCGGACCTTCACCGTCGCCCCGCTCGGCCCCGACAGCAGCTCCCACACCCTGGACCGCGTCGCGTCCGGCCCCTTCTACCTGGACCTGCGGCGTACGACTCCGGCGGCGCGCGACTGGCTTGCCGTGCCCCGGCCGACCCGGCACATCGGCACGGTGTTCCCCTGGCCGGGCGACACCGTGCCGGTGCGGCTCTCCACCGCGTACGACCTGCTGATCCACTTCCCCCGGATCTCGGCGGCACGGCTGCTGCACTGA
- a CDS encoding MaoC family dehydratase, translated as MAEPRIFTSAEELRAGVGEQLGHSDWLEIDQKRIDLFAEATGDHQWIHVDPERAAAGPFGTTIAHGYLTLSLLPLFVPQVLRVEGMKMGLNYGTEKVRFPAPVPVGSRLRATAVLTKVEEAGGGVQVTAAVTVEREGSEKPVCVAESVSRYYF; from the coding sequence ATGGCCGAGCCGAGGATCTTCACCTCCGCCGAGGAGCTGCGCGCGGGGGTCGGCGAGCAGTTGGGGCACAGTGACTGGCTGGAGATCGACCAGAAGCGGATCGACCTCTTCGCGGAGGCGACCGGGGACCACCAGTGGATCCACGTGGACCCGGAGCGCGCCGCCGCCGGCCCGTTCGGCACGACGATCGCGCACGGCTATCTGACGCTGTCGCTGCTGCCGCTGTTCGTCCCGCAGGTGCTGCGGGTCGAGGGCATGAAGATGGGCCTCAACTACGGGACGGAGAAGGTGCGCTTCCCCGCCCCGGTCCCGGTGGGTTCGCGGCTGCGCGCCACCGCCGTCCTGACGAAGGTCGAGGAGGCGGGCGGCGGCGTGCAGGTGACGGCGGCGGTGACCGTGGAGCGCGAGGGCTCCGAGAAGCCGGTCTGCGTGGCCGAGTCGGTCTCCCGCTACTACTTCTGA
- a CDS encoding exo-beta-N-acetylmuramidase NamZ family protein, whose translation MSLSRRSLLAAGGALGAVAATAPAPASAAPGHGRVRTGFERLAADGYALLVGERVGIVTNPTGITPEARHVVDVMHADERVDLVAVFGPEHGFRGTAQAGGSEGRYDDPATGLPVHDTYLKSGQPLADVFTASGVDTVVFDVQDVGARFYTYIWTLYDCMAAAALAGKRFVVLDRPNPVTGRAALGPVLDRAFATFVGREPIAQAHGMTVAELAGLFNGEFLASPVALETVRMTGWRRSEFFDATGLPWVPPSPNMPTPDTALVYSGTCLFEGTNLSEGRGTTRPFELLGAEGIDRRWAEAANALGLPGVRFREAYFAPTFSKFQGKTIGGVQLHVDDRDSFDPVRTGIGLLVTARSSWSGFAWRADHWIDKLTGSTRVRTLIDAGAGVDEVVGAWESDLAAFRAVREEYLLYR comes from the coding sequence ATGAGCCTGTCGCGACGGAGTCTGCTGGCCGCCGGAGGCGCCCTGGGGGCGGTGGCGGCCACGGCCCCCGCCCCCGCATCCGCCGCCCCCGGTCACGGCCGGGTGCGGACCGGCTTCGAGCGGCTCGCGGCCGACGGGTACGCGCTCCTCGTCGGCGAGCGGGTCGGCATCGTCACCAACCCGACCGGCATCACCCCGGAGGCGCGCCACGTCGTCGACGTCATGCACGCCGACGAGCGGGTGGACCTCGTCGCCGTCTTCGGCCCCGAGCACGGCTTCCGGGGCACCGCCCAGGCGGGCGGCTCCGAGGGCCGGTACGACGATCCGGCGACCGGGCTGCCCGTCCACGACACGTACCTGAAGAGCGGGCAGCCCCTCGCGGACGTCTTCACCGCCTCCGGGGTGGACACGGTCGTCTTCGACGTCCAGGACGTCGGCGCCCGCTTCTACACGTACATCTGGACGCTGTACGACTGCATGGCGGCCGCAGCCCTCGCCGGGAAGCGGTTCGTCGTCCTGGACCGGCCGAACCCGGTGACCGGGCGGGCGGCGCTCGGGCCCGTCCTGGACCGGGCGTTCGCGACCTTCGTCGGGCGGGAGCCGATCGCGCAGGCGCACGGCATGACGGTCGCCGAGCTGGCCGGTCTTTTCAACGGCGAGTTCCTGGCCTCGCCCGTCGCCTTGGAGACCGTACGGATGACGGGGTGGCGGCGGTCGGAGTTCTTCGACGCGACCGGGCTGCCGTGGGTGCCGCCCAGCCCGAACATGCCGACGCCGGACACCGCGCTCGTCTACTCCGGCACGTGCCTCTTCGAGGGCACGAACCTCTCCGAGGGGCGCGGCACCACCCGCCCCTTCGAACTCCTCGGCGCCGAGGGCATCGACCGGCGGTGGGCGGAGGCGGCGAACGCCCTCGGCCTGCCCGGGGTCCGGTTCCGCGAGGCGTACTTCGCCCCGACCTTCTCCAAGTTCCAGGGGAAGACCATCGGCGGGGTGCAGCTGCACGTCGACGACCGGGACTCCTTCGACCCGGTACGGACCGGGATCGGGCTCCTCGTCACCGCCCGCAGCTCGTGGTCGGGCTTCGCCTGGCGGGCGGACCACTGGATCGACAAGCTGACCGGTTCGACCCGGGTGCGGACCCTGATCGACGCGGGCGCGGGCGTCGACGAGGTCGTCGGGGCGTGGGAGTCGGACCTTGCGGCCTTCCGGGCGGTGCGCGAGGAGTACCTGCTGTACCGGTGA
- a CDS encoding SDR family oxidoreductase, producing the protein MTADTNELHGAGVVVTGAGGGIGAALARRFAAEGARVVVNDLDPGRTKAVAEEIGAVPVPGDASAVVDEAREALGGTVDIWCANAGLSSPGDAFADEDVWAAAWDVNVMAHVRAARALLPEWLERGSGRFVSTVSAAGLLTMIGAAPYSVSKHGAYAFAEWLSLTYRHRGLKVHAICPQGVRTDMLTAAGSAGELVLAPTAIEPEDVADALLDAIRADRFLVLPHPEVAGYYRNRATDPERWLGTMNHVQQAWETATRQA; encoded by the coding sequence ATGACCGCGGACACGAACGAGCTCCACGGCGCCGGCGTCGTCGTCACCGGAGCGGGCGGCGGCATCGGCGCCGCCCTCGCCCGCCGCTTCGCCGCCGAGGGCGCCCGCGTCGTCGTCAACGACCTCGACCCCGGGCGCACCAAGGCCGTCGCCGAGGAGATCGGCGCCGTCCCCGTCCCCGGCGACGCCTCCGCCGTCGTCGACGAGGCCCGCGAGGCCCTCGGCGGCACCGTCGACATCTGGTGCGCCAACGCCGGACTCTCCTCGCCCGGCGACGCCTTCGCCGACGAGGACGTCTGGGCCGCCGCCTGGGACGTCAACGTCATGGCCCACGTCCGCGCGGCCCGCGCCCTCCTCCCGGAATGGCTGGAGCGCGGCAGCGGCCGCTTCGTCTCCACCGTCTCCGCCGCCGGACTCCTCACCATGATCGGCGCGGCGCCGTACAGCGTCTCCAAGCACGGCGCGTACGCCTTCGCGGAATGGCTGTCCCTCACCTACCGCCACCGCGGCCTGAAGGTCCACGCCATCTGCCCGCAGGGCGTCCGTACGGACATGCTCACCGCCGCCGGATCCGCCGGCGAGCTCGTCCTCGCCCCCACCGCCATCGAGCCCGAGGACGTCGCCGACGCCCTCCTCGACGCCATCCGGGCCGACCGCTTCCTCGTCCTGCCCCACCCCGAGGTCGCCGGCTACTACCGCAACCGCGCCACCGACCCCGAGCGGTGGCTCGGCACGATGAACCACGTCCAGCAGGCCTGGGAGACGGCCACCCGTCAGGCGTAG
- a CDS encoding acyl-CoA dehydrogenase family protein: MDFAYDARTVELREKLLAFMDEHVYPAEAVAEEQRARLASPWDTPPVVEELKAEAKRQGLWNLFLPDAEYGAGLTNLQYAPLAEITGRSPQLAPTALNCAAPDTGNMELLAQFGDEAQKKQWLEPLLAGEIRSAFAMTEPEVASSDATNIETRIRRDGDEYVVDGRKWYISGAMNPGCKIFIVMGKTDPDGTDLRRQQSMILVPRDTPGVEVRRAMQVYGYEDHYHGGHAEVIFDGVRVPAANIVGEEGGGFAIAQARLGPGRIHHCMRLIGMAERAVELMCRRAVSRTAFGKTLAQQGVVQNWIADARVTIEQLRLLVLKTAWLMDTVGNRGAHTEIQAIKIATPRAVVDIIDKAVQAHGAGGVSQDFPLAELWAAARTLKLADGPDEVHQRSLARRELKKYL; this comes from the coding sequence ATGGACTTCGCCTACGACGCCCGTACGGTCGAGCTGCGCGAGAAGCTCCTCGCCTTCATGGACGAGCACGTCTACCCGGCCGAGGCCGTCGCCGAGGAGCAGCGCGCCCGGCTCGCCTCGCCGTGGGACACCCCGCCGGTCGTGGAGGAGCTCAAGGCCGAGGCCAAGCGGCAGGGGCTCTGGAACCTCTTCCTTCCCGATGCCGAGTACGGGGCCGGGCTGACCAACCTCCAGTACGCGCCGCTCGCCGAGATCACCGGCCGCAGCCCGCAGCTGGCCCCGACCGCCCTCAACTGCGCCGCCCCGGACACCGGGAACATGGAGCTGCTCGCCCAGTTCGGCGACGAGGCGCAGAAGAAGCAGTGGCTGGAGCCGCTCCTCGCCGGTGAGATCCGTTCGGCCTTCGCGATGACCGAGCCCGAGGTCGCCTCCTCCGACGCGACGAACATCGAGACCCGGATCCGGCGGGACGGCGACGAATACGTCGTCGACGGCCGCAAGTGGTACATCTCCGGGGCGATGAACCCCGGCTGCAAGATCTTCATCGTCATGGGCAAGACCGACCCCGACGGGACCGACCTCCGCCGTCAGCAGTCGATGATCCTCGTGCCGCGCGACACCCCCGGCGTCGAGGTCCGGCGCGCGATGCAGGTGTACGGGTACGAGGACCACTACCACGGCGGCCACGCCGAGGTGATCTTCGACGGGGTCCGGGTCCCGGCCGCGAACATCGTCGGCGAGGAGGGCGGCGGCTTCGCCATCGCGCAGGCCCGGCTCGGCCCCGGCCGCATCCACCACTGCATGCGGCTCATCGGCATGGCGGAGCGGGCGGTCGAGCTGATGTGCCGGCGCGCGGTCTCCCGTACCGCCTTCGGCAAGACGCTCGCGCAGCAGGGCGTCGTGCAGAACTGGATCGCCGACGCCCGGGTCACCATCGAGCAGCTGCGGCTCCTCGTCCTCAAGACGGCCTGGCTCATGGACACCGTCGGCAACCGGGGCGCGCACACCGAGATCCAGGCCATCAAGATCGCGACCCCGCGCGCGGTCGTCGACATCATCGACAAGGCCGTGCAGGCGCACGGGGCGGGCGGTGTCTCGCAGGACTTCCCGCTGGCCGAGCTGTGGGCGGCGGCGCGGACGCTGAAGCTGGCGGACGGTCCGGACGAGGTGCACCAGCGGTCGCTGGCGCGCCGGGAGCTGAAGAAGTACCTGTAG
- a CDS encoding enolase C-terminal domain-like protein, producing the protein MDAKLTVDEVRLTPILVSDPPLLNTQGVHQPYTPRLVVEVVTRGGVSGLGETYGDGVYLDVARPLAEALPGRSVTDVNALFEPAPRPDAGAGTGTGADTGADTGVDASGLRGVRTPEKLRLSVVSAFETACLDALGRTLGLPVHALLGGKVRDEVEYSAYLFYKWAGTDAWGAALDPAGIVAQARRFDREYGFRSFKLKGGVFAPDQEIAAVRALAREFPGRPLRLDPNGAWSVETSLAVARELGDVLEYLEDPAIGIAAMAEIAARTDVPLATNMCVTTFEEIPEAFAEHAVRIVLCDHHYWGGLHRTRELAALCRTYGVGLSMHSNTHLGISLAAMTQVAATLPGLRHACDTHYPWQTEDVVTPRPVFREGRLGVSDAPGLGVELDREALAVLHRRWLEDDGRYRDRDDAAAIRTTHPNWTPNHW; encoded by the coding sequence ATGGACGCGAAGCTGACCGTCGACGAAGTCCGGCTGACCCCGATCCTCGTCTCCGACCCGCCGCTCCTCAACACCCAGGGCGTCCATCAGCCCTACACGCCCCGGCTCGTGGTGGAAGTGGTCACGAGGGGAGGGGTGAGCGGCCTCGGCGAGACGTACGGCGACGGCGTCTACCTGGACGTCGCCCGCCCCCTGGCAGAGGCCCTTCCGGGCCGCTCGGTCACGGACGTGAACGCTCTCTTCGAGCCGGCGCCGCGCCCGGATGCGGGCGCGGGCACAGGCACAGGCGCGGACACGGGCGCGGACACGGGGGTCGACGCGAGCGGCCTGCGCGGAGTCCGCACCCCCGAGAAGCTCCGCCTCTCCGTCGTCTCCGCCTTCGAGACCGCCTGCCTCGACGCACTCGGCAGGACCCTCGGCCTGCCCGTCCACGCCCTCCTCGGCGGCAAGGTCCGCGACGAGGTCGAATACAGCGCCTACCTCTTCTACAAGTGGGCCGGCACCGACGCGTGGGGCGCCGCCCTCGACCCGGCCGGCATCGTCGCCCAGGCCCGCCGCTTCGACCGGGAGTACGGCTTCCGCTCCTTCAAGCTCAAGGGCGGGGTGTTCGCCCCGGACCAGGAGATCGCGGCCGTCCGGGCGCTCGCGCGGGAGTTCCCCGGCCGCCCGCTCCGCCTCGACCCCAACGGCGCCTGGTCCGTGGAGACCTCGCTCGCCGTCGCCCGCGAACTCGGGGACGTCCTGGAGTACCTGGAGGACCCGGCGATCGGCATCGCCGCCATGGCCGAGATCGCGGCCCGCACGGACGTCCCGCTGGCCACCAACATGTGCGTGACCACCTTCGAGGAGATCCCGGAGGCCTTCGCGGAGCACGCGGTACGGATCGTCCTCTGCGACCACCACTACTGGGGCGGCCTCCACCGCACCCGCGAACTGGCCGCGCTCTGCCGGACGTACGGCGTCGGACTCTCCATGCACTCCAACACCCACCTGGGCATCAGCCTCGCCGCCATGACCCAGGTCGCCGCCACCCTGCCGGGCCTCCGGCACGCCTGCGACACCCACTACCCGTGGCAGACGGAGGACGTCGTCACCCCGCGCCCCGTCTTCCGCGAAGGCCGCCTCGGGGTCTCCGACGCGCCGGGGCTGGGGGTCGAGCTCGACCGCGAGGCACTGGCGGTCCTGCACCGGCGCTGGCTGGAGGACGACGGCAGGTACCGGGACCGCGACGACGCGGCGGCGATACGGACGACCCACCCGAACTGGACCCCGAACCACTGGTAA
- a CDS encoding phosphotransferase, translating to MSSAPPPGLDPEQLRRFLDRERPGLVSGPLEARLIEGGRSNLTYVVSDGTGRWVVRRPPLGHVLATAHDMRREHRVISALAGTDVPVPGTVLLCEDESVLGAPFYVMEFVDGTPYRSARQLAPLGPERTRAAVLGLVDTLVDLHAVDPEAVGLGDFGRPEGFLDRQLRRWGKQLDASRGRELPGIDELHAALGRALPSSGTPTVIHGDYRLDNVLVGEDDRIRAVLDWEMSTLGDPLTDLGLLVMYSTPLDLPDSPVSTTATAPGHPSPAELVERYAARSGRDTSGLAWYTAFAWFKLAVILEGIHYRWTLGQTVGAGFDRIGELVPVFIEHGLTTLQEG from the coding sequence ATGAGCTCCGCCCCGCCGCCAGGACTCGACCCCGAGCAGCTGCGCCGATTCCTCGACCGCGAGCGGCCCGGCCTCGTGTCCGGCCCCCTCGAAGCCCGGCTGATCGAAGGTGGCCGGTCGAACCTGACGTACGTCGTGAGCGACGGCACCGGCCGCTGGGTGGTCCGCCGGCCCCCGCTCGGCCACGTCCTCGCCACCGCCCACGACATGCGGCGCGAGCACCGGGTGATCAGCGCCCTGGCCGGGACCGACGTGCCCGTTCCCGGGACCGTGCTGCTCTGCGAGGACGAGTCCGTGCTCGGCGCGCCGTTCTACGTCATGGAGTTCGTCGACGGGACGCCGTACCGCTCGGCCCGTCAGCTCGCCCCGCTCGGCCCCGAGCGCACCCGCGCGGCCGTCCTCGGCCTGGTCGACACGCTCGTCGACCTGCACGCCGTCGACCCGGAGGCCGTGGGGCTCGGCGACTTCGGGCGCCCCGAGGGCTTCCTCGACCGGCAGCTGCGCCGCTGGGGCAAGCAGCTCGACGCCTCGCGCGGCCGCGAGCTGCCCGGGATCGACGAACTGCACGCCGCCCTCGGGCGCGCGCTGCCGTCGTCCGGGACGCCGACCGTGATCCACGGCGACTACCGGCTCGACAACGTCCTCGTCGGCGAGGACGACCGGATCCGGGCCGTCCTCGACTGGGAGATGTCGACCCTCGGCGACCCGCTCACCGACCTCGGCCTCCTCGTCATGTACAGCACGCCGCTGGACCTGCCGGACTCCCCCGTCTCCACGACCGCCACGGCCCCCGGGCATCCGAGCCCCGCCGAGCTGGTCGAGCGCTACGCGGCCCGCTCGGGCCGCGACACCTCCGGACTCGCCTGGTACACGGCCTTCGCCTGGTTCAAGCTCGCCGTGATCCTGGAGGGCATCCACTACCGCTGGACCCTCGGGCAGACGGTCGGCGCCGGTTTCGACCGCATCGGCGAACTCGTCCCCGTCTTCATCGAACACGGCCTGACCACCCTTCAGGAGGGCTGA